A window of Belonocnema kinseyi isolate 2016_QV_RU_SX_M_011 chromosome 10, B_treatae_v1, whole genome shotgun sequence genomic DNA:
AATAGTACCTTTCAGAAAGACGATTTTAGAccacaattttcagtttaagaaatggATCATAGGAACCCATTACAACCACTTAGAAGCACAGGTTCtgacatttgtttaataaatttttgattcctGGTCACCACATAAGAACCTTATAGAAACTTTTAGAAAGACAATTCTAGACTATATCTAGTGTATATTTTTCTATTAGAATATTGctcatttgtaaaaatttaaattcattcttttatgTACTTTATCTAGGACTGTTTTTAGTTCTAAGAACGATGGAAAATGGATGCGACGTTAAAAGACTTGCGCAAgcctttcaaataatttttagcctGAATACTTTTATATGTTCTACTTTTAATAGTAACAAACATAATGTATGATAAAAgaaatcagtttgaaaaaatatatttcttttaatttacttttttcgaaagtGCTTTCCGTGGAGAATAACCTATATAGAGCAGTCACAATTCAATATAAGCGACAATATAGAAAATTTAGTAAGCGGACTAAAGGGAATTCTTCCTATATTATTAaaactcaaatattaaaaataagaataatgacttatatctttcaacatattttttctgTCAGAAGGCGGATTACACAAAACACAAAGATGAATACTTCGACTATTTCATATGTTCCTGGCAACACGGCAAAACAAGGCGACTCTGGTGAGGGCGTTGAGTGGCTTGAAGATAAAACATTAGCTGGATTTCGCGTTTGGCAACTGGCTGGTATCATTATCTCGGCTCTTATAACTATCACCGTTGGCCTTTGTTGCTGCATAAAATTTAGAATACCAAGAACAAAACAAGAAATTGAAGCGGATTGGATCCGCAAAAAAATAACCCGGAGTTTTAGACATGAACTCAGCAAAATTTCCGACAAGGAAATGgatgaaatgaatttgaaaagagGTAAGTCAGccttaatttaaatgaattttggtATACCATGGTATCATAGGATTAACTTACAAGAGGAAGACCTCCTATGCGATAGtgcgtcaaaaaataatatagacACGTGTCCCGGCTTCTTTGTAAGTGCGCCCATGTTTATGAATTATGAGCGTTTGAAAATCACGGTCGCCGCGGTTTCCGAGGATCTACCGAGTCGTACACGGCTGTTTTCACGAAGCGCTGCTGGATCAGCGGTAAAAAGCCTGCCACCGACTACGCTGCAGCTGGTTCAAATCTTGTTGGCGACATTTTTTTCTCGCATTGtaaacatcaacaatttctattaGCCAGTGACAGAATGGTCGCTAGGTAGGCATCTTTACCGCTGCACCGACGGGCGGAGCTTGGTAAAAGCGAACGCGCTCGACTCGTTAGAACTTCGACAACCGCGGCGGCCGTGATTTTTCAACACTCATAATTCTTAAACAAGGGCCCACTTACAAAGAAGCCAGGACAAGTGTCGAATTATTTTTGACATGCTATCAATGCCGGAGGAACCCGGGCAATCAATTAAGGATAACCCATATTTGTCTGATTTTTCTTGCGGAATCGCTGAATCTTGCCTCCTGAGAGATGCCTTTTTTGCCATGATAGCCGTGCGttattaaaggatttaaataacTTAGGCACTTGTAATTTAGGTCGGCCCAAATgaagtaaacatttattttgaataaaa
This region includes:
- the LOC117181673 gene encoding transmembrane inner ear expressed protein, whose translation is MNTSTISYVPGNTAKQGDSGEGVEWLEDKTLAGFRVWQLAGIIISALITITVGLCCCIKFRIPRTKQEIEADWIRKKITRSFRHELSKISDKEMDEMNLKRALEKVRAGFDNEREEAKQEYRKVLFKKPERELRTRFNKMFHDMHARFIPVPPEAHIMI